The sequence ATTGAGCACTGCATATGTGTATTTTATGTTTAAAGTAATCTAGTCAAAAGTTGCACAATGATGTCCATTTAAAGTTTCTCGACTGGATATTATGATATTAAATCATAAATGATGACCCAAGAAGTTTAATAATTTGTGCATGTATGTCCGTTAGCAAAGGCTTTTAGGACCAAAACTAATTTCTCCTCCCTCTAAATTATTGGACTGAACATCTTTAACTAAATGTAGTGATCAAATTAggtattaaataattaatcatatatatttcaattttttgacaatttttaaTCATTCTTTATAGACAGTTGGACTTGGCGTGACACTGTGACCGTGAGCATTATATCACTATCACGttgaaaaaatgactaaaaatgTAAAAGAAACAAAGATAATAGACAAAGAAACCAAATTAGTAACACTGAATTTCCCTTGAACCATAGTTTCTCAATGTCTGGCAGGTTGTTAAATTTAAGTATTGAATTTAATTTACCTACAAAGAGTTCTTCATACCATATTTGTGCCCAGTCACCAGATTTCACAAATACCACAATAGAATCACAACTTTAGCTATTAAGAGTCCAAACTTACATCCTTGATCCTTGGACCTACCTTATCCTCCTTGCCCAGTAACTTGATCATGCTCCCTTCAAATCTCACTCCAAGAAACACGCACACATTGTTGTCGGTAGCATGCAAGGCACCATGAAAACTCAGATATAAGCGACCAGCATGAACCTTAGCTAAAATTGGAGAACTATATACTACATTCACTATCTCCTTCACTTGTGCGTGATCCTTGGACCATTCTAGCACTACGAAGCTCATCAATACGAATACATGGACATGAAGATGAAAAGCTGCCATTTATCAAATACCTATTTTACCTCAAAAGATGATGCTTAAAAGGTTTGTACAAAGCCAACATTTAGCTAGTCGGCTAGTTCCACATCTATGCTAACACAAGGAATTTCAGAATTAAACTTGACTAAAATATGCATACGAATGAACCTGatacaaaaataacaaaagaaacaaaatcATGTTGATGTTATTAATCAAATAGCCTACACTACATATTACACAAGTTCACTCACAGCTAGCACTAGAATTCAAATCTGACCCGTCCCAAGAGGCTGCCTGGATGTGTCTCCGGAAGCCCAAGCATTATAATCCTTCTCTAACTGGAAACAAAATTCGGAAGGGCAAAAAAGCACattaataaataaaacacaatacAAATCACTGACAAACCAAAAACAGTGATTCAGAAAAGGAGACCATGAAAGTGACTCCACAGATTAAATAATACCCTTTCTTTACCTCAACTCTTATATCTCCATTTCAAATGAGTGGATATTATGAGAAGACTAAAGCTAGGTAGGAAAGCAATTATACTAGCTTGTaataaaatgcaataaaaaaattcaatggaTATGCATGAAAATGCAGAAAGTTGAAAAGAACAGATTCAGGACAAAATAACTAGAATTATGTCAATAAACCTGCGACATAAACCGGGGAAGCATGGCCTTCAATATCTGTTCTAGCACTTGAGATCCCGTAGATTCAATGAATTGTGTCGGAATTGCTCGAAATGCAAAAGGAACTTCTATGTTGACCTTTAAGGTACATGCCATGGCACAAAATAATTTGAGGAAATCAATTAGATTATATTCAACTAtttacatataaaataaatCCTTGCTAATCATTACCTCTATGATTGCATTTGAAGTAAGACTCTGAACCGATATGTCACTTCTTGTGCTATCACATGATATCATGTTCTCCATTGAAGCTGCATGCCCATACCAAATTAGTGTCAAAGAACTCctgaaaaaattatataatttaatttagaatttAAAAAAGACACCATACAACATAATTGTATTGTATTTCAAATATTAAACGTGGATAACACGATCTCATGGCATGGAGCACAATTCCTAAAGCAATGAATCACTGCCATACTTCCTTaagttttgaataaatacacaaataaatcaaTATTAAAATCCAATGTAAAAGAAAAGAGGCTACATTGGGTAAGGTAGTGGGAGAAAATTTTATTTCCAGTAAACCCTAACATCCGATTTCCAACAATAATTACAACTCGGGAGTTTAGCACATGCAAGGGAACCAGGAGAACACACTTGTTCAAAAGGCAGATATGCCCCGGTGAGAAAAATATTCCACACATTCCATTACATAAATAATGTATCCTCAAATGAAAATTTGTATTCCTATGGCAAATTCAAggattatttttcttaatttataGTTATATGAATTAATCGCACTCTTTGATTTTCCTAGAACTATAATTTTCAAACTATGCATAGAAGGCCCACCACCATCTTGACATCTTTATAAATTATCCAAtctgaaatttgatttttttttaaccaCGTGATTCAAGACTCGATTGGATATGATCACCAAAAGTCACTATTATCGTAGTAATAGAATCACAACTCCGAATATTCTTAGGAGTCAAGTGTAATTTGTTCATTGGCAATATCATGTAACCCAGTGTTAATTTTAACGAGCGGTTAAATCTCATTCCAAGTTTGATCCTTTAATTCATTCCGTAAATTTTTGCAATAAGCAAGTTTCTTAATCTGAACTTCCAatgtaaattattttttgaCTGTGACTAGAACTGAAAAAATCATTCGTAACAGAATGTCAAAGTGAATGGAAAAGGTAAGGAACACAAACAGTGTTGGAAGAGTGAAGTAACACTCTTCGATAACCAAATGCAAATACAAAAACATGCTTACCATCAAATTTGTCATTCTGTGCAACAACGATTGGTGAGCCCTCGAGCTGGCATAAACATCATCACAGTTAATCACCACAAAAGTACTCCTAATCTCTGTCAAACAGTGGAATAGTGCATGTATGCAAGGAAAACGAGAATTTCCCCAGCACAACTCTAGGATCAACGTCCATGCAGTTTGTATTTAAGGCATCAACAATAATTTGTATAGAACAATAAATACAGACAAAGCTCATGAAGCACGACAGGATCAGCAGAAAAGAAGGCAATACCTTACAGGACAAGAGCTTAATGCAGCAACCACTAGGCTGCTCCTCCACTTTCACCAACAAAACAGGGCACACTTCAAATGCAAAAAGCTTAAATCTATACACGTAGCACCTGAATGTGCTATCATCCACACGCTCTATTCTCTCAGCATCCAGTACTGAGTACTGACTTGCCGGCAAGCGCATATATTCAACTGAGAAACAATCAACACAACTCAAACATATAAGTTGACCAATTCACCATGCAAGAATGCCAAATAATTACCACAAGTCGACACTAGCCTTGACAGATATAATTACAACAGATCCGTTTGCAGTAAACCACATGTTCCTATTAAGTTTACATTGTTTAAGAAAACGTTACATCACTTAACAACCAACCTAATGATTTTATTGAAACATTGCAATGAAGgttaaatcaataatcaataatttattaaataaataaataaaattaatctaAATAAAAGGTTAAATTTacgaaataaaataatgaaattattataggaaaatcattattaaacttaaaatacatGACATTAACCAAAttacaataattaaataaataaaacaaaagcataacaattatgattattaattaataaatgaaaacaaaaaaacttcaaaaaaaaaaaaaaaaactttaagaTAGCGTTAAGCTACAGTGTTGCACCAAATATGGTGCAACCCTCTAGCTTTGCTCCAAGTTCCAACCCAGCGCTATATACACCAAATTGGTGTTGGATTGGAGATGCTCTAAGCATGCTGCGAAAACATAGAATGCATATAAATATCACGTTAGCTACCATTAAATAACACCCAATTCGCAAAACACCGGGCAAGCTCTACAATTCATTACCACATCGCACACcattccaaaaaataaaaataaaaatagaacaGAGTGAGAGTATGTATTCGTTACTCAGCGGGCGCTGTAGCTGCCTTACGGATATGGATTGGGTTCGGCGAGCCACAAACTTCGCTCTGGGAGCAGAATCCGCCATAATTCGGAGCCTGGATCCGGAAGAATCGTCTAACCTTGACAATACGGATACATATCGGGAATTATAATTTCTTACTGAATTTCTAGGGTTCTTGATGATGAAGGAAATGGGATTTGACTGCGCGCAGCAAAATGATGCCATTTTCAACAATTAATccgtaaaaaaaaaatcaaataacagGTGAATTGAAGGATCAGTTTTTGGAGAAGTGTGAGAAGAAATGGATTGCAAGGTGTGGTGTAGGATGAGTGATGTGTCCGGTACAGTACTCCAAGTGTAATAACTAATAAACAAACCTTCATGCTTATTGAAATGTTCaacaattatattataatataattacaaaatgtttttaatatttaatttttattataaaataaaaataagggaTTACATTATATTAGTGTATATTTTATTACAATATTTTTAGGTGCCTATGTGcactataatttttaaaaaatttatatccatCTGCCCCAGTTTTTTATTTGTATGAATCAGAAGAATCGAACTATACAGTTCCGGTTCGGTTTCAATTTTTATAGTTGGGGTGAGACTATAATATATGACTCAAATGCttagaaaaaaattttaatcaacGCTCAATCGACTAAAAtcacttatttaaaaataaataaatttgcttttttaaaatatatatggcTTGCGTAcaaaatttgtttttaaaaaaaatactttttagaAAGACATAATTTCTGATTTTTGGGTTTCTGAGTTACATTACACATGcgaattttttgtaaaaatttcCCAGTAGCCATGATCATCGAGTACGGAgttaaatcaatcaaaatctcaACAACTGGGAAGGACCATTGATCATTTAAGATCGAGAACCCACTTGCTAGATtagtcataaaaaaaaatttgttcaaaacaaaaatcaaaccgACTCTATACAACTTCTTAGAACAAAATAGGGACTAATTAGGCTATTTACTTTCGCAAGAACTTGGAATTTGTAGTCAAAACTAGAAATCCGTTTCATCGATAGAACTTCTTTGAGAGAGAGATTTCAGCTATTAAACAAAATCGCATGAATTTCCATTGAAACAAATCATATTCTTGAAATTTTCCATCTTTCCAAACACTATATATTAGTTCCAATTTCATGCAAACAGATATTCTAACTTCTTGGCTTTAATGACTCGAAACTAACCACATTCATACAGATATTCAATCATAACTTATAGCtatacaaattttttaaactctGTCGTCGAAAAACTTTACAGGATTCAAATAAATCAGTCAAAAATCTCGAGAAATCAATAAATACAAATAGATACACTTCGCAGATCAAATCCAAAATTTCTTGTCCCTACACTGATTTACAGCATGAAAAACAGTCGTATTTCTTTCACCAAAATGCTGCAAAATTCAAGTTAGAAATTCATGTTATCAAAATCTTAATcttaattaacaaaaataatatCCAAATTTTATAAATTGCCTCCCATTCACAAGAATAGAGAGAAATCATCCATACACCCACCAATTTCATTCGCTAATCGGACAAGATAACAAAGAATTTATGTAGTCAGTCACCAAAACCTAACAACCCTAAATTTCAATCGGTCAATACCATATAAACCCTAAGATTCAGTCGCAACAGATCAGAAAAAATTCTTCACGAGCTGGTGAATTTGGTGACGGCCTTGGTCCCCTCGGAGACGGCATGCTTCGCCAGTTCACCGGGCAGCACGAGCCTCACGGAGGTCTGGATCTCACGGGAGGTGACGGTGGGTTTCTTGTTGTACCTCGCGAGGCGCGACGCCTCCTGGGCCAGTTTCTCGAAGATGTCGTTGATGAAGCTGTTCATTATCACCATGGCCTTGCTCGATATCCCGATGTCGGGGTGGACCTGCTTCAGAACCTTGAAGATGTACATCTTGTAGGTCTCGGTGCTCTTCTTCACGCGCTTCTTCTTGTGGTCTCCGGCGACGGCACCGCCGTCCTTGGGGAGCTTTTTCCCGGCCTTCGGCTTCTTCTCAGCGACAGGGGTCTTCTCGGCGGCGGGCTTCTTCTCCGCTGGCTTCTTCTCCCCTTTCGCCGCCATTGTAATCGCGCAGAGAAATGAAAATGGTGGAAAGCTGAAGTTAGATTTGTTTCGTTTGAGTAACCGAGTGTGCGATCGGGGTTTTCGGGGGTTACAAACTATATATAGGGTATTGAAGGTTCATATGATTGGTGGAGACTAGGAAACACGGATCATAGATTAAAACCGTTGATTTCATACAATTTATACGGTCACGATTCAGCAGAAATTACACCTATCAGATTTGAActtgaattatgtgatttcCCGGGGTTCGGGTCAATGGCATAATCTTTGACAATGTGATactaattatatttttcttttttttttaattatactaattttttgtctttattattgttacCCTTTACTAAATTAACACGATTGCTACAATATAGATGTAAATGAATCAATTCGTTTGTGAGCAATTCAAATTTTGATTCGATAAATTTCATTTGAACTTGTTTAATGAAACTCGTTAAGATAAACGATCATACTCGAACTTTACGATATTCGACTCGTTAATTCGTGAATATGTTTATTAGTAGGCTCGTGATTAGTCTGCTTTTAGATGACAAACTAGCATGAGGATGAACTGTGTCGAGCCGTTATGCAAACAATCAATTCGTTGATTTTTGCCACGGTTGTGTTCCAGTATCATATCTTTTGTTCCATAGCAATAAATTTGGCGTGCTTCGGGCCTGGTGAAAATTTTGCAGTCAATTTAGGGGTTAAGTCGATGTCACCCACAGGGAGTGCCCTGTGGGTGGTGTGGCGGAttttgattggttaaaatcagtgggtCCGATCTGAAacccactgattttaaccaatcacgGGATTACACGTCGCCTGCAGATTGTATATCCTTCGGGCGGCATGAACAAAACCCAATTTAGGTGCTTGTGAATTTTGGCCTTTTGGGGATTCGAGATTCTGTTAGGATAAAGACTGGTGGGTAGATTTGCCTTAGGAATTACAGCGGGTCGGGTTCGGTGCGGCCGTGCGGGTTTGGgcaaacccgagacccgccccgcCTCCCCTtggacccgacccgacccgccCCGTGAACCCGGCGGGTCCAAtccgggttagacccgttggacccgccaaattttatataatttaaattttattaaataaaaaattaaaattagttaaaaaattaataaaaatcattaaatttatttttcaaatttatattaacaatatttaggacaaaaaatattctcacaagttaaaatgtattattttttatttaattaataattaaaaactaaagaaattttataataatatatttttatattaaaaatatcatgatatattaaaattatttcgacccaaaaatattataaactcaaattatgtattaagtattaattatttaatataaaaatataattatatattattaatatatatatataacatatatattttatatttatatattaatatatattttagcgGGGCGGGTCCGGCTAAACCCGGGACCCAACTCGGACCCACGTATGGACCCGCTTGGTCGGGTCTAGACCGGCCCCGCCGGGCCGAATTTGATGCGGGACcgggtttagacccgacccattgtcatccctaattTGCCTATTTGGTTGTTTTTTAGATGAATAATGTAATCTAAGTATTagtactaataataataatcatcatcataataataatggtcatcatcatcataaaaaATTTAGTAATTTTTCATATTAACTATTAGCATTATGGCTTTTGGGAGTTAGACCCAACATAGTAGCGATTTCCACTAGTTTTTAGACAGGATGaatctttaaaatatttgttttatttcttgttTTATTCTATTAGAATATATTTTAATCCATCATTTTGATAAATACACCataacattttattttattttttacattCTTAGGTTCATATATGTACGGTGTACGTACACACGTTAATATTTATTGACAGTGATCAGGGCGGTCCTAAGAAAAATGAGGTTCTGGGCAAAGTTTAAACTATGGGTCTTTTGGTATTaacttgaaaatatatatatatatatatataaattcgaataacataattaaaataaatcaaaatacataaatcAATAAAGTACACAAATGAAAgaagatttaaataattttttaaaatattttaatcaacaaaaaatattatttaaaattggttcttcttatgttttttgaaacaaaatcatcaattatGTCGTCATAAGATATATTTTAcaatgtgttttttttatacAGAGGATCGTCAAATCATTCGGtttttcttgactcattgtggttttcaaataaaatttcaataattttaacTTGAAAAAACTTTTCTCAACTGATAATATAGTCACAAGAATagtcaataaaatttgataCGCAACCACGATCACaggaaaaaaattcattttcagcCTGCAATCCtcaaattttcagaatctatatgaaattacaaaaaatattaacatcttaccttaaaccaaaataatgtgaaaaaaaacattaaatcaaaataaaattaaacaatatatcaaaattcgaaaataaaataaatttgaacaaGAGTCTTCTAATTTATACCTTGGATCGTTTTGTTGAATGCGTTTGTGTATTTTCGTAAATTTTGTATTTCTCTATTTTTTGAATTCttaaactattgatagtcaATTCACGTAATCACATGCAACCACAAACTAACAAAAGGGAAAAGTAGTATCAAAattctcaaaattaaaaataaaacatttcTTTTATGTGAATAAATTTGATGTGAGagcataatatataaataaatatatatatataataatttttataaaaaaaaattttggggcCCTACACTTACGCGGGCCCTGGCTGCCCAGGACCAGGGCCGCCCCATACAGTGATGTGTACATATATACTATATGTTTTTGTTTTAtacattttttgtaaaaaaacatgtaaattaaaaattatattgactATATtggacaaaaaaaaatttaattcctcCTCAAATAGACATTACGTGCAGGATCCATTCCCTCCAAAATTTTAATCTTCTATTCTGGTTTGACGCGTATACTTTCAATTCCAAAATCGAAATAATTATTCATCCTAATTTTATCGTCACTATGCTCACTTCGCATTATTTAAATTTAGTTCTAATTTCGAGACATTATATAATTTGGTTAATTTCGAGCATCCTGTACATTTTGCGTGTGGGCAACATGCGAGGCGATAATAGGGGTGGAGAAAAATATCGAAATATCGAAAAATCGTATCGAAAAAATTAACGAaattaccgaaaatttcggtacggcatgataccgtaccaaaattttcggtatcggtatggtaaattttttttttcggtatataccggtataccgaaaaataattttttttaatgtatatatgaaaaattttggt comes from Henckelia pumila isolate YLH828 chromosome 4, ASM3356847v2, whole genome shotgun sequence and encodes:
- the LOC140865370 gene encoding uncharacterized protein, producing MASFCCAQSNPISFIIKNPRNSVRNYNSRYVSVLSRLDDSSGSRLRIMADSAPRAKFVARRTQSISVRQLQRPLIEYMRLPASQYSVLDAERIERVDDSTFRCYVYRFKLFAFEVCPVLLVKVEEQPSGCCIKLLSCKLEGSPIVVAQNDKFDASMENMISCDSTRSDISVQSLTSNAIIEVNIEVPFAFRAIPTQFIESTGSQVLEQILKAMLPRFMSQLEKDYNAWASGDTSRQPLGTGQI
- the LOC140865404 gene encoding probable histone H2B.1, whose translation is MAAKGEKKPAEKKPAAEKTPVAEKKPKAGKKLPKDGGAVAGDHKKKRVKKSTETYKMYIFKVLKQVHPDIGISSKAMVIMNSFINDIFEKLAQEASRLARYNKKPTVTSREIQTSVRLVLPGELAKHAVSEGTKAVTKFTSS